In Lewinellaceae bacterium, the genomic stretch AGATACTCATAACACTTGGGATATTTGATTTGAAATTCTTCTTCGGAAATTGGAGTTGCATTTTTTAAGTCAGTAAAATAAGGTGTAATTATTCTCAACGTATTTCGCTCAATATCATTTTGGTTTTTGAATTGAGAAATTTTATATACAGGTTTTGTAATTTCCCTCTCGATATAAAAAGTACCTTTTTCAGTATTTTTAATTAAATAACCATTTTCTTCATTTGAAGAATCAACAAAGAAAATTTCATCTTTCAGAGTAGCAATTCCAACAGCGATATTAAATAAATTCTTAATTGGAGTCCCAATATTCTCAATTATCCGAATATTGTCCTGTTCGGCAGTTTTAAGCAACCGCCACTTTTTTACATTTAGCTGTTTCAAATAGTTTGGAGAACCATTTGCCGTCTTTAAAAATTCTTGACAAGTTTGATTATCTCCAATTTTATCAAACAGAACTGACTCATTCTCCTTTTTACTAGCAAATGTGATTGCAGTGTATGTTTGGGCATCAAATACTTTTTTGTGCCTAAAATCAACAATTCTAGTTAAACACTTTGTCTTTAGGAAATATTGGCGAAGTGATAACCCAGCTAAAGAGGTGAAATAATTGTTAGGAGTTATATAACCAAGTTTCCCGTTAGATGCTAATAGTTTGTATCCTAACTCAAAAAAAGCAAAATATAAATTGAATGTTCCATATTCAATCGTTTGCCATTTATTAGCCAAATATTGTCGGTTTTCATCGCTCAAATCTTGGTATTTTACATATGGCGGATTTCCAACAACAATTTCATATTTATTTGTCCAATTTGCTTTTAAACTATCTTGGTTAAATAAATTAAAATCAGATTCTTCAATTACTTCGTTATTTTGAAGTCCCAATAAACTTAAAATTGTTTTCGAGCGATTTATATTGTAGTCAAGTATGTCAGAGCCGAAAATATTTTCTTTGATTGTTTTTTTTATCGACTTTCTGTAATTCTTTTGATAATATTCCGCAATTCCAATTAAAAATGCTCCGCAACCACAGCTTGGGTCTAGGCATTTATCTTCTTCTTTTGGGGCAACTTCACTAATTATATAATCTACAATATATGTTGGTGTAAAAAATGCACCATTTACTTTTCTGTCGGTTTTTGGAATTAACAATTCTAAGTAATTCTCTAACTGTTTTAAATCACTTATTTCCAATGCAGATAGTTTTAGATAAACATCTGCATGAGGTTCAAAATCATTAAGTAATTCTTTTATAATTGGACTTTTTTCAAAGTCAAGATTGTTGCTTTGAATGAATGAATAAACAAGGTGTTTCTCAATAATGTCAATGTCTTGAGTTTTTAAAATGTCGTTTATGATACCTTTGTTTATCACCTTTCTTGTGTTGATTATAAGCAACAAAATTAATCTAAATTCTTGCGGTTTGCAAATAAACTTTTAAACAAATTTTTCTTAATAGGATGTACTTGGGAGCAAGGATTTTAGCATTACGCCTAACGTTGAGTATAAGAGCAGTAGCGGATTTCAAGGCGATTCCCTGTCCGCTACCACAAAAGTTTATTAAATGCACTACTTTCAATTTCAGTACTTCACCCGCTATTGCTCTTATACAATGTTAGCGGCTGCACTTATTTTTCAATTATTAATTTACGTGTTAAATAGCCAGTCCCTGTTTCAATTTTTATTAAGTACAAACCATTTTGTAGGTCTGGCAGATGTACTTGATTGGAATTACTTTTTCGCAAAATTATTTTCCCTGTCATATCAATTATTGAAATCGCTTTTATGGATTCAGAAGTTTCAATGTTAATGGTATTTTGTGCAGGATTTGGGTATATAAAAATTTTCGGAGTAAATGTGTTCTCATCAATTCCTGTTGTTAAACAAATATTGTCAATTGCTTCACTTGTATAAATACCAATAGGCGAAAGATTAAATTGAAACATATTTTGGTAACCAGTCTGCGCTCCAAGATTTAGAATTTGTCCAGACGGCATTGAAAAGTGAGTTAGAAAATCATATGTTAACTGTCCAAACATTACATTTGGCCAATGAAATTGTACTAACTCTATTTTGGATTGTTGTGATAAATTTACCATTGCCTTAACGAAAAGAGTATCAATTGAAACCCAATAATCGAATACGTCTCTCGAGTAAATCAGTTGACTGGTTGCCACAGGTTGATTGATGTTGGTCATCTCACTATTTGTTGCTTTATAACACCATGACTCCCCAATCACCAGTTTTTTATTGTTAGCATCTGCTACGGAATCTATTTTAAAAGCAATATCATTTATATAATTGAAGTGAGGCGGATATATGTGATAATCAATGTAGTCAACATTTGTTAGCGTAGCAATTTTTTCAAAAAAGTTATAATCGTCCCATGTTCCGGCACCGGCACCGAGCAATGTCGCACCGGTATTTAGATTTGTGATAAAATAATTGACAAGCGAAATGGTGCTGTCAACACTATAGTCAATTAGATTATATAGATTGTATTCTTGTGTCTGTGGCTCCATTTCCAATGTCAGGTAGTCAGGTTGCAAGGAGTCTATAATGGTCTGCATCATTTGTAATTTTTCCAGTTTAAATCGGGCGATTTCGAGAGAATCATTCGTGAAAATATTATTGTCTGGATTGAAGTAGTGTTTTTCAATATCGCTGGTCAGTTTTGGTTCTCCAAAAACAGAATCAACGAAAGCTGCTTGACAACCTATAATTAATTTGAATCCTTTTTGTTTTATTTTTTGACAAACAGTCACATAAAAATCTAGGTAGTATTGTGAGTTTGTAAAGGAGTCAACTAGCATTGGATATTGGAGTGTCACATCAACAGCTTTATATCCTAAAGTGTCAAATGCCATTAACATAGTGTCAATTTTGGCATAAAGTGCATTTTGATAAACGGGTATAGGATAAGGGAAAGCAGTATCAGGTGTAAATAACGCGTAACCTCTATTGCTGTTTGCAAGCATTAAATTTCCTGCAAAGTCTGTACAATAGAGGTGGTTGTCCCAACGGTTCAGAATTTCGTTGTTTATCTGATTGAGTTTAAATGTTAGTTCAACTTTTGCCGTGTCCCATTGTGGTGGCACTTGTGCTTTAACTTGCGAAGAACATAGTAGGAAAACAATTCCGAAGAAAGTAATAATCTGCTTCATATGTCTTGATTTAATGATTTGTCATTTGACTACAAATAATGCTTAAGGTTTAATATGTGTTGCCGCTAACGCCACAATATGTTGCGTTTTTAGTTGTTTAAGACTACCAAAGTAATGAAATTTTGTAAAAACCCCATTTAGCAGAGAAGGAAATAAGTAAAAATAAAACTTAAAAATCCCTACAAGCAAAGTTGAAATTTGCCACCAACAAGTACGCACCTACAAAATGAATGGAGCAAACCACCTAAGCCGCAAAAAGCAGAACAGTTAGCAACAAAAAAATGCAATATATTGAATGTTAGGTGCTTTTATTTTAAAGCCAACGCCTCAAAATCCGAAGGGGAAAAAGTAACTAAGTAACGCGTACGAGTGTAGCAGAAAAGCAGCTTAAAGGTCAGCCCGAAAGAGGGAAAAACTACGAGCATAGCAGCAATACCACAGGAGCAACAGAGCGTAAAAAAAGTTGGTTAGCTTACCAATAGGAAAAATAGTGCAAACTGTTTGGTACAAACTTTTAGAAACCACCAAAAGCAAACGCTATCGAAAACTGTAAGCCATAAGTAACTAAACTATTTTTGCGTAAAGAAAGCAGAGAAGAATCATCATCTCTCGCTCCGAAAGTATCAGATAAAGGGCTTTTCTTTTTTTAAGGAAATGACAAAGTTAAAAAACTAAAGGAGAGAATAAGAAATTGCACCTAACGTTGGCAATATGGCATGAAGCGGATTACGAGCGATTCACTATTAAACCGTGACAAAATTGAAACGGGCTACCCCCCTCCAATTAAGCACTTTACCGCTTTTTGCTATATTGCGTGTTGTAACCAGTTTTTTTTGTTTTTTTCATTCCAAATAAAAATCTCATTGTATTATTCGGTCGAATAAATAGATGATATATAAGTAC encodes the following:
- a CDS encoding SAM-dependent DNA methyltransferase — translated: MINKGIINDILKTQDIDIIEKHLVYSFIQSNNLDFEKSPIIKELLNDFEPHADVYLKLSALEISDLKQLENYLELLIPKTDRKVNGAFFTPTYIVDYIISEVAPKEEDKCLDPSCGCGAFLIGIAEYYQKNYRKSIKKTIKENIFGSDILDYNINRSKTILSLLGLQNNEVIEESDFNLFNQDSLKANWTNKYEIVVGNPPYVKYQDLSDENRQYLANKWQTIEYGTFNLYFAFFELGYKLLASNGKLGYITPNNYFTSLAGLSLRQYFLKTKCLTRIVDFRHKKVFDAQTYTAITFASKKENESVLFDKIGDNQTCQEFLKTANGSPNYLKQLNVKKWRLLKTAEQDNIRIIENIGTPIKNLFNIAVGIATLKDEIFFVDSSNEENGYLIKNTEKGTFYIEREITKPVYKISQFKNQNDIERNTLRIITPYFTDLKNATPISEEEFQIKYPKCYEYLLSEKETLETRDKGKSNYSPFYVWGRTQGITRFGKKILNPTFSKHPRFLFVPEEDAYYTNGYGIYFDKDNSKSMSLFDDDTHEISKEENILVAQKILNSIVMDYYISKTSVSIQGGFPCYQKNFIEKFTIPDFSKEEIELLRNLKNREEIDELLIRKYQLNLPVPNLVE
- a CDS encoding T9SS type A sorting domain-containing protein; protein product: MKQIITFFGIVFLLCSSQVKAQVPPQWDTAKVELTFKLNQINNEILNRWDNHLYCTDFAGNLMLANSNRGYALFTPDTAFPYPIPVYQNALYAKIDTMLMAFDTLGYKAVDVTLQYPMLVDSFTNSQYYLDFYVTVCQKIKQKGFKLIIGCQAAFVDSVFGEPKLTSDIEKHYFNPDNNIFTNDSLEIARFKLEKLQMMQTIIDSLQPDYLTLEMEPQTQEYNLYNLIDYSVDSTISLVNYFITNLNTGATLLGAGAGTWDDYNFFEKIATLTNVDYIDYHIYPPHFNYINDIAFKIDSVADANNKKLVIGESWCYKATNSEMTNINQPVATSQLIYSRDVFDYWVSIDTLFVKAMVNLSQQSKIELVQFHWPNVMFGQLTYDFLTHFSMPSGQILNLGAQTGYQNMFQFNLSPIGIYTSEAIDNICLTTGIDENTFTPKIFIYPNPAQNTINIETSESIKAISIIDMTGKIILRKSNSNQVHLPDLQNGLYLIKIETGTGYLTRKLIIEK